Proteins from one Embleya scabrispora genomic window:
- a CDS encoding YifB family Mg chelatase-like AAA ATPase: MGFARTRSVTLVGVDGVVVEVQADLEPGVTTFTLVGLPDRTLVESKERVRAAVVNSGEEWPQRRLTVGLSPATVPKTGSGFDLPIAAAVLAASGVLDPRAIEDLVMVGELGLDGRLRPVRGVLPAVMAAAAAGCARVVVPSVAAGEAELVPGVAVWGVTSLRHLLARLRGEPAPAEPEAVRDIGLGPDPLAVVGTLTAGPAAGSAPADLADVAGQGRARRALEVCAAGGHHLFLLGSPGAGKTMLAERLPGILPALDGPASLEVSAVHSIAGTLRPDLPLMTTPPFCAPHHSATMPAIVGGGNGLPRPGAVSLAHRGVLFLDESPEFSGRVLDALRQPLESGTVTVARSGGMLCFPARFLLVMAANPCPCGRFSGRGVDCTCSSLMRHKYLARLSGPLMDRIDVRVTVDTVSRAELFAPEGAGERSEVVAARVLAARERAARRLADTGWTVNAEVPGRELRTRWTVDADALDRAARDMERGFLTARGLDRVLRVAWTLADLHAHPRPTRSDVDTALELRTGVVRGDTADDDGFER, encoded by the coding sequence ATGGGCTTCGCGCGCACCCGGTCGGTCACCCTGGTCGGGGTGGACGGCGTCGTGGTCGAGGTACAGGCCGACCTGGAGCCGGGGGTGACCACGTTCACCCTCGTGGGCCTGCCGGACCGGACCCTGGTGGAGTCCAAGGAGCGGGTCCGGGCGGCGGTGGTCAACAGCGGCGAGGAGTGGCCGCAGCGCAGGTTGACGGTGGGGTTGTCGCCGGCGACGGTGCCCAAGACCGGATCGGGCTTCGATCTGCCGATCGCGGCCGCGGTGCTGGCGGCGTCGGGCGTGCTGGATCCGCGCGCCATCGAGGACCTGGTGATGGTCGGCGAACTGGGTCTGGACGGGCGGCTGCGGCCGGTGCGCGGGGTGTTGCCGGCGGTGATGGCCGCCGCGGCGGCCGGGTGCGCCCGGGTGGTGGTGCCCTCCGTGGCGGCCGGCGAGGCGGAGTTGGTGCCGGGGGTCGCCGTGTGGGGGGTGACCTCGCTGCGGCACCTGCTGGCGAGGCTGCGCGGGGAGCCGGCGCCGGCCGAGCCGGAGGCGGTGCGCGACATCGGTTTGGGCCCCGACCCGTTGGCCGTGGTCGGCACCTTGACGGCGGGCCCGGCGGCCGGGTCGGCGCCGGCCGACCTGGCCGACGTGGCCGGTCAGGGCCGGGCCCGCCGGGCGCTCGAGGTGTGCGCCGCGGGCGGGCACCACCTGTTCCTGCTCGGCAGCCCGGGGGCGGGCAAGACCATGCTCGCCGAGCGGCTGCCCGGGATCCTGCCGGCACTGGACGGACCGGCCTCGCTCGAAGTCAGCGCCGTGCACTCGATCGCGGGCACGCTGCGCCCCGACCTGCCGCTGATGACCACGCCGCCGTTCTGCGCGCCGCACCACAGCGCGACGATGCCCGCGATCGTCGGCGGCGGCAACGGCCTCCCACGCCCGGGCGCGGTGTCGCTGGCCCACCGGGGCGTGTTGTTCCTGGACGAGAGCCCGGAGTTCAGCGGGCGGGTGCTGGACGCGCTGCGCCAGCCGCTGGAGTCCGGCACGGTGACCGTGGCGCGCAGCGGGGGGATGTTGTGCTTCCCGGCCCGGTTCCTGCTCGTGATGGCGGCCAACCCCTGCCCGTGCGGGCGGTTCTCCGGACGGGGTGTGGACTGCACGTGCTCGTCGTTGATGCGGCACAAGTACCTGGCCCGGCTGTCCGGGCCGCTGATGGATCGGATCGATGTGCGGGTCACCGTGGATACGGTCTCCCGCGCCGAGCTGTTCGCCCCGGAGGGGGCGGGGGAGCGGTCGGAGGTGGTGGCCGCACGGGTGCTCGCGGCCCGGGAGCGGGCCGCGCGGAGGCTGGCCGACACGGGGTGGACGGTCAACGCGGAGGTGCCGGGGCGCGAGCTGCGCACCCGGTGGACGGTCGACGCCGACGCCCTCGACCGGGCGGCGCGCGACATGGAGCGCGGCTTCCTGACCGCCCGAGGCCTCGACCGGGTCCTCCGCGTCGCCTGGACCCTGGCCGACCTGCACGCCCACCCCCGCCCCACCCGTTCCGACGTGGACACAGCCCTCGAACTCCGCACGGGAGTGGTCCGGGGCGACACGGCGGACGACGACGGGTTCGAGAGATGA
- a CDS encoding YraN family protein has product MRTDAGGREGRGGPAGRSRNGAVGRYGERVAARYLTEAGMAVLARNWRCRDGEIDIVARDGPVLVVCEVKTRRAGGFEHPLEAIGPVKAARLRVLAERWRAANPLAGPPGREVRIDLVAVVAAVRGAAGVEHVRGAC; this is encoded by the coding sequence GTGCGAACCGATGCGGGTGGCAGGGAGGGCCGGGGCGGCCCGGCCGGGCGGTCCCGGAACGGCGCGGTGGGGCGCTACGGCGAACGGGTCGCCGCGCGCTACCTGACCGAGGCGGGGATGGCCGTCCTGGCGCGCAATTGGCGCTGTCGGGACGGCGAGATCGACATCGTCGCGCGCGACGGGCCGGTCCTGGTGGTGTGCGAGGTCAAGACCCGGCGCGCGGGCGGGTTCGAGCACCCGCTGGAGGCGATCGGCCCGGTCAAGGCCGCCCGGCTGCGGGTGCTGGCCGAGCGCTGGCGGGCGGCGAACCCGCTTGCCGGGCCGCCGGGGCGCGAGGTGCGGATCGACCTGGTCGCGGTGGTCGCGGCGGTGCGTGGGGCGGCCGGGGTCGAGCACGTCCGGGGAGCGTGCTGA